The stretch of DNA ACAGTAACTCAAAACAATTTTGCCGCTAATTTCGTTTCTTCTGACGAAAGAAAACAAAGGAATTCGTGCAAACGCTCTCCGCGCCTTCCCCCCTTTATTCCGATCATTATGATGAAGATTTTACTGTAGATCTGCAAGCAAAATCGCTTTGTCTGCTAAAAACTCTAGCAGTTTATGCCGCTAAGGCAACCTTCCCGGAGCCGCCCCGTACAAAAACGATGTTAAAAGCTCTTTACTTTCAGGGAAAGCTTGCACGGAAGGCCTCGCTCCAGAAACAATCTTTCCGTTTTTCAAAAGAAAAAGTCTTACGGGTTGAAAACATCCCAACAAATACCAAGCATGCTGTCCTAATCCAGAGCGAGTTCCTCCGCCTTCCAACAGATAATTCTTTTCTAAAAAGATCCCCCAAACTCCTCGCGAACGAATCACATCACTGTTCCAATCTCGCTCCACGCTAGCTAAGACCACTCTTCCCGACAACGGATTTAGCAGTCCATACAAACTCGCCAAGTAACAAGCTGCTCCATAAAAAGGAGCTTTTATAGCTTGCAATAAAGAGCGGGCCATTTCCCGAATTATATCAGAACAAACGAATCGTTCTTCAGGAGGCACGTCTCTTTGATGAAACTGATACACCATCTGGAAGACTATATAGAAAGGAATAACAAAAAAACGAAACAGGTTATACAACATTCTCGCTACAGAAACCACGGGAAGCAAAATACCCGCGACAAAACAAATGATAGTTCGAGAATCTATAGGTGGATATGTGTAGACGGGAGCAATTCCTGAACCTTGTTTATCTAAAAGTGAGATATCCATATACGTATCCTGATCTCGAATAAATCGGATGAACTCTCCTTCTTTCTCACATACGATGACACGCTCCCAATTTCGAGACATAAAAGGTCGTATCTTTTTCCCGTATAAAACATCCGTCTTATAGGCGAGCTTGCAAAGAACCGCCATTCCTCCTCCTAACAAGATAAGTGGCGCCACAATCGCAACCAACATTTTAGGGAAGGTCAACAGTCCCGCATTGGCCAAATAGGCCAACCGACAACAGATTCCTCCCAAAACAACAAGCACGCCCACAATGACGCAAACAAGCCGAGTTAAAGAGGGTTTATAAAACGAATTCGGCAAGCTACACCCCGTTATACGTCTTTGTGTAGCTCCCCAAGAAGAGAAGGCTGGGAAAGAATTTTCTGTTACCGGACGCAATCGAGCCTCGGCGGGAGGAAGATTCAGAAACGAAGAAACCATGTCGATCTTAACCTCCTAAAAATCACTTCTTTGACAAAGAGACTTCTAATCTCGAACGTTAAACAAAATTTTATCAATTAAAAAATGTTTTGCTTTCGATACCCACCTAACGACGAAGCCCTATACTGGTTTAATAAAACCCGAACAGTTATAATGTTTTTTCTTTTTTCTCCAACTAAAAGATTTCACTTTAAATAATCGAACTTTAAAAGTTGTATGCAGATAACAATAGTTAATCCTAGTTCGCGCAATCCCGCTTCCTTTAACGAAGGACTGTTCTCGCATAGCACATTGAATACCAATTCTTCTTTTGACTACCTAAAAATCTTGATTCCGTTTGTAACAGGAAGCTTTTGCCTATTGTTTGGAGCCTTGATTTTAGCCGGAGTCGTCACCGGGCTTCCCTTGCTGGCTGCAAGCTGCTTTCTCTCTCTTGGAGTCACTTTAGTGGCTGGAGCAGGACTATGTATGGTATTTAGGCCCCCCTTCTTCTCTATATATCAACCAAGAAAATCTGATTTACATATTTCTTATTACTAACGTCTTGTCTGATTAACAAGCTCATGGTACGATCCTCTCCTTCCAAAACTGTTCTTCTTTTCTTTAAGTTTTTGCCATGTTGACTCTAGGCCTAGAAAGCTCTTGTGATGAAACCTCCTGCGCTCTCGTCAAAGATGGGAAAATTCTTGCCAACCGGGTAGCGTCTCAGGATATTCATGCGTTTTATGGAGGTGTAATCCCCGAGTTAGCTTCCCGCTCACATCTACAAGTTTTTCCTAAACTTTTGACCGCAGCGGTTCAAGATGTCGGAATCTCCCTAGAAGACGTTGAATTAATCGCTGTGGCCAATACTCCTGGCCTTATCGGCGCCCTGTCTGTTGGCGTCAATTTTGCAAAAGGGCTCTCTAGCGGATTAAAGAAGCCCCTTATAGGCGTTAATCATGTAGAAGCCCATTTATATGCAGCCTGCATGGAAACCTCGTCTATTCGCTTCCCAGCTTTAGGTCTTGCCGTTTCAGGAGCACACACCTCTTTATTTTTGATGCCCAACGCAACAACCTTTCTCCTAATAGGCAAGACTCGAGATGATGCTATCGGAGAAACATTTGATAAAGTGGCTCGTTTTCTTGGTCTCCCCTATCCTGGAGGACAAAAGTTAGAAGAATTAGCTCAAAAAGGTGATGCCGAAGCATTTCCTTTTTCACCAGCTAAAGTTCCTGGAAACGATCTCTCTTTCAGCGGGTTGAAGACAGCTGTATTATATGCTCTGAAGGGCAACAATAGCTCCGCCAAACCTCCGTTTCCGGAGATCTCTGAGGCTCAAAAACAAAACATTGCTGCATCTTTTCAAAAAGCAGCTTTTATGACGATTGCTCAAAAACTTCCTAATATTGTAAAAGCGTTTTCTTGCAAGTCTTTGATTGTTGGTGGGGGCGTAGCAAATAATCGCTTCTTCCGCAGCTTGCTGAATCAAACGTGCTCTTTGCCTACGTATTTCCCTTCTTCGCAGTTGTGCTCTGACAATGCTGCCATGATAGCGGGATTAGGAGAAAGATTATTTTGCTGCCAAACACATACTTCTAAAGAGGTTATTCCATGCGCAAGATATCAGTGGGAATCTGCTTGCTTCTCGCACTAGCGACAGCTGGCTGCTCTAACTCCTCACGCAAAACGAATCCCTCTGCCCATAATCAGACAATATCTGTAAGCATAAAGGATGATCCTCGTACACTTGATCCTCGAGAAGTACGTCTTCTTTCCGATATCAACCTAATTCACCACCTTTATGAAGGGCTTGTTCAGGAGACTCCTTCCGGAGAAGTCTTCCCTGCTTTAGCAGAAAGTTTTTTCTTATCAGAAGATAAAAAAACGTATACTTTTCATTTAAAAAAAGCTCATTGGAGTAACGGAGACCCTGTTACGGCCCACGATTTTGTGCGGTCATGGAATGACATCTTACAGAACCGCATTGCAAGTATTTACTCCTTTGCTTTTTTGCCCATCGATCTAAGTGATGGCCCGGGATTTTTAGCTAAAGATGATCGCACTCTTGTTATTCATTTGCATACCCCAACTCCCCACTTTCTGAAACTGCTTACCCTCCCGGCGTTTTATCCCGTACATTGTGAGCACCAAATGCGGAGCGAAGCAAAAGCTTTGCCCATATCTACAGGAGCCTTTTGCTTAAAAGAAAAAAAGGATCGTCAATGGCTTAAATTGGAAAAAAATCCTTACTATTATAATAAGGAGCAAGTAGCCATCCAGGAAATCCGCATACATGTAATTCCTGATCCACAGACAGCTTCAGCCTTATTCAATCAAGGAAAATTGGACTGGCAAGGCCTGCCTTGGGGGCATAGCATTCCCCAAGAAGCTTTAGCAATGGCAAATAAGCGCCGCGCTCCGCAATCATTTGATATATCCGGCACCTCTTGGCTTACGTTTAACACTTCCAAAGCCCCTTTTTGCCACCCCAAAATAAGACAGGCTTTAAGTCTTGTCTTAAACAAAGAAGCTCTCGCTTCTCCAACCTTTGTCAAGCCTGCAAAACATTTGCTACCTAACCATCTACACTCTTATCCAGAGCAACCTTCTTATAAGCAGCAAGAAGCCATTGCCTTGGCTAAAACTCTGTTACAAGAGGCTTTAGCGGAACTGAATATGACTGTAAAAGATTTAGAAAAATGCCCACTGATCTTTTCAGCAACATCTACTGTAAACTCACAAATAGCTCAAATGATGCGTGATCAGTGGCGAAGAACTTTGGGAATTATGTTTCCTATTTGTGGGAAAGAGTATGCTCTATTACAAAATGATTTAAATACTAACGCCTTCTTTATGTCTATAGGCGGCTGGTTTGCAGATTTTTCCGATCCGCTAGCCTTTTTATCCGTCTTTTCCTCTAAAGGGGTTAAGCCTTATGCCTTAGAAGACCCTCAGTTCGATCAACTCATTCTGTCTATAGAAACAGAGAGAGATCCTCTAAAACGAGATGCTCTCATTTCTGAAGCGTCTCTATATTTAGAAAAACAAAATGTCATAGAACCTCTCTATCACGATGTTTTTCATTATACCGCAAATAATAAACTTTCTTTTGTTAGACTACACCCTTCGGGCGTGGTTGATATGCGGTATGCAAAAAACTTTTAATAGTTGTTTTTACTCCGTGCGCAGAAAAGATCCTCTCTTTAAAATGCAGAAAGGCTTCTGCTGGAAAATTGCATTTTTATTCCAGACAGGAACACCTTTTTAGCAGAAAGCTCTCATATTGAAATCAACCAGCCGTGATCAAACACGAAACAAGACACAAAGGAATCTGCTATGTTCAGGTACATAAAGAGGCGTCTGTTTTTTAATTTGATTTCTTTATGGGTAGTGGTCACCTTAACGTTTTTTATCATTAGAACGATCCCTGGAGACCCTTTTAATGATGAAAACGGAAATATCTTGTCTGCAGAAACCTTGGCAATATTAAAAAACCGCTACGGATTAGACAAGCCTTTATTTACCCAGTACCTCATCTATCTGAAATGTTTGCTAACGCTAGATTTCGGAGAATCTCTTATTTATAAAGATCGTACTGTTATCGGTATTATTACTTCTGCACTTCCAGCTTCCGCTATTCTTGGATTCGAAAGTCTCTGTTTAGCTCTTTTTGGAGGAGTTGCTCTGGGAGTTCTTGCAGCCTTTTACAGAAGAGGTTGCGGTCGCGCGATATTCTTCTCTTCCGTCATTCAAATATCTGTTCCCGCTTTTGTTGTTGGAGCTTTTTTACAGTACGTCTTTGCTATAAAATACTCCTGTCTACCCATAGCATGTTGGGGAGAATTCTCTCACACCCTACTTCCCTCCATCGCCTTAGCAATCACCCCTATGGCGTTCATCACTCAACTCACTTACGCTTCAGTCTCTGCAACTTTAAAAAAAGATTATGTTTTATTGGCTTATGCTAAAGGATTGTCTCCTTTTAAAGTATTAATAAAACATATTTTGCCCTATGCCTTGTTTCCTATCATTTCATACTCCGCATTCCTTATAACGACTTTAATGACAGGCACCTTTTCTATAGAAAATCTTTTCTGTATTCCCGGCCTAGGGAAATGGTTCATTTGTAGCATTAAACAACGCGATTATCCTATAACTTTGGGTCTTTCTGTCTTCTACGGAGCGTTTTTCATGTTATCTTCTCTTTTTTGCGATCTCCTCCAAGCATGGATAGACCCGCAAATTCGTTATTCCTATGGGGAAAAACGCTCCGAATAATAAATTAAAAAAAGGATTTCTAAAAACCGCATGTCTCAATCTAGCTCGTTCCGTAGTTGGCATTATATCCGCACGAATAAAATGTTGCTGCTAGGCTGCATGGTTTTAACTATTTTAGTTTTGGCCGCCGCATTTCTTCCCTGCCTCTATCCTGACTATGAACGGACTGCTCCTGACTACGCTCTGCAGGCTCCGAGTACATTATTTCCCTTTGGAACAGACAATTTAGGGCGCTGCATGCTAGCTCGAACTCTTCAAGGAATTCGCCTTTCTTTATTGATAGCTGTGTCCGCCACCATTATCGATGTGTGTTTTGGATTGCTGTGGGCCACTATAGCCCTCGCCTGTGGAAAAAAGGTTGCTAATTTTATGAGCCGAGTGACTGAAATCCTGTTTTCTGTCCCAAGGATTCCTGTGATCATTCTTTTATTAGTGATCTTCAATCATGGCATTCTTCCACTCATTTTAGCCATGACAATCACTGGCTGGATCCCTATAGCTCGTATTATTTATGGCCAATTTTTACTATTAGAAAACAAAGAGTTTGTTCTATCTGCACGCGCCTTACAGGCGTCTACTTTTCATATTTTAAGAAAGCATTTACTTCCAAATACTCTAGGCCCAATCATTTCTACTTTAATTTTTACCATCCCCAATGCGGTATACACAGAAGCCTTTATCAGTTTTTTAGGACTAGGAATCCAACCCCCTTATGCTAGCCTAGGAACCCTTGTAAAAGAAGGCATTCATTCTTTAGACTATCATCCTTGGCTGTTCTTTGTGCCTTCATTTTTCATGGTTATTGTTTCTGTAAGTTTTAACTGTATTGGGGAAGGGCTACGAACAAACTTGTTAGAGGAAAATACGTTTGTCTAAAACTTTATTGAAAATTGAAAATTTAGTTGTCTCGGTAAAAGGATCGAATCAACGACTAGTAAATCATTTATCTCTAACTATCAATCGACGCCAAAGTCTGGCGCTTGTAGGAGAAAACGGTTCTGGGAAGACAACTGTTTCTAAAGCTGTGCTCGGCTTTTTACCAGATAACTGTTGTATTCAGTCGGGACAAATTTTCTATTCCGGAACAGATATTACTCACTTATCCCGAAAAGAATTTCAACAGATCCGAGGAAAAAAAATAGCGACGATTTTCCAAAATGCGATGGGGACCCTTACGCCATCTATGCGTGTAGGAACTCAAATTGTAGAAACTTTACGCCATCATTTTGTTTTATCTAAAGAAGAGGCCTTGGCTAGAGCTCGAGAACTTCTTGTCAGCGTGCATATCGAATCGCCCGATCGCTGTTTACAACAATATCCCTTTGAACTAAGCGGTGGTATGTGCCAACGAGTCAGCATTGCAATAGCTCTGGCAACAAAGCCAGAACTAATTATTGCTGATGAACCCTCAACAGCATTGGATTCTATATCTCAAGCTCAGGTGCTTCGTGTGTTAAAGCAAATTCACCAAAACAATGCTACAGCTTTATTGCTTATCACCCACAATTTAGCTTTAGTATCTGAGCTTTGCGAAGAAATGGCTATTATACGTCATGGAGAAATCGTTGAACAAGGCCCTGTACAGCAACTGTTACACGCTCCAACCCATCCCTATACCCAGCAGTTAATTCGTGCTATTCCTAAAATTCCTAGTTTTTATAATCCCGAGCCTCCAAAAATTTTTGCAACAACAGCCCATTAATCTTTTAATTAGTTATGTCTAAGCTCGTCACAATTAAAAACCTCTCTCTCTCTATTCGACAACAGACGATTCTAAAAAACATCCACCTAGAACTGCATCGCGGAGAATGCCTAACGGTTGTCGGAGCAAGTGGATCTGGAAAAACCTCTCTAGCCTTAACAATTCTAGGGCTCTTATCCCCGAATTCCCCAGAAGCTATAACCTTTCACCTCCCGCCAAAAACTCCAAGAGCTAAAGCTGTCCAAATGATCTGGCAAGATGTGTATAGCAGCTTGAATCCTATGATGACTGTTCAAGAAATTATCGCAGAACCTCTATACATCATGGGAGGACTCTCTAAAAGCCAACAACAAGAAGAAATTGCTCATGCGCTAAGACTAGTCAATCTTCCTAAATCTTTTTTATCTCTACGCCCTAATAAATTAAGTGGTGGCCAACGTCAACGCGTGGCAATAGCGAAAGCTTTGGTTTGCAAACCCGAACTCATTATCTGTGACGAACCTTTATCCGCTTTAGATACTATGAATCAAGGTCTTATTCTTGATTTATTCCAAACAATAAAGGAGCAATACAATAATGCTTTTTTGTTCATCACCCACGATATGTCCGCCGCCTACACTTTAGCAGACAAAATTGCTGTTATGGACCGCGGATCTCTAGTAGAAAGTGCTCCCAAACAAAAAATTTTTTCCTCTCCAGAACATATAAAAACTCGAGAGCTTCTTGATGCTATTCCGTCATTTACTTTCGCTTTTTGATTATCTATTGTTATTCGGAAGCTCTTTGTTAATGCTTTTTTTTGCCATAAATCTATAATAGCATCGCACGCTCTCGAACTGTTGTCTTTTGCGTGCTACCTAATACGGTTTGATTTGCCTTATCTGCTTAGATGCTGAGCGTTGCGACTGTCACTTTGCAGCGTCTGCTCGTTTTCTGAAGGGATCCTTCTTCCAAGAAACCAGAAGGTTTCGCTTAATACAGAGTCATTGACAGAAGATTTTTGGCATGTTACGACCAAAAAACAACTGGCTATTCACGAATCCTCAGAATTGGAGTACTTCTGACGATGGAAATCTCCCATATTTTGGAAGACCTCGTTTATGATAACGGTGTTCTTCCTAGAGAAGCTATAGAAGCTGCGATCGTCAAGCACAACCAAATTACTCCCTACCTTCTCAAAATTTTGGAAGAAGCCATTGATCACGTGTCCGACATCGTCGATGATGACTGCTACCAAGGGCATCTTTATGCTATGTATCTTTTAGCTCAATTCAGAGAAACCCGCGCCCTTCCCCTTATTATTAAGTTATTCTCTTTCGAGCAAGACATTCCTCATGCGATTGCTGGAGACGTACTTACAGAAGATCTTTCTCGTATCTTAGCCAGCGTTTGTGATGATGTTTCTCTTATCCAAGAGCTCATCGAAACTCCTCGTGTAAATCCTTATGTGCAAGCTGCCGCCATCTCGAGTTTGGTCACACTTGTTGGCACCAAAAAACTTTCTAGAGAAGCTGCTATTCGTTATTTTGGAGAACTACTCAATTATCGCCTAGAAAAACGCCCTTCTTTTGCTTGGGACAACCTCATAGCCTCCATTTGCGCTCTTTATCCAAAAGAGCTGTTTTATCCCATTAGTAAAGCTTTTTCAGCTGGTTTGGTCGATACATCTTTTATTAGTATGGAAGATGTAGAAACAATTATTCATGAAGAATCTATAGACTCTTGTTTACAGGAAGTGTTTGCCTCCACGGATCTCATCAATGATACATTAGAAGAGATGGAGAAATGGTTAGAAAGATTTCCTTTTGAGTCATAGTAGTTAAAATTAATAGGGAGCCATGGACAAACAAAAACGCTTCTTATCGCTTGTATTTTTGACTTTCATTTTTTGTGGAATTTGGTTTTGCCCTCATTCTAATTGTATTGATCCTAAAGCGTGGCATCTATTTGCAATATTCACTACAACGATCCTCGGGATTATTTTGCAGCCCGCTCCTATGGGAGCTATTGTTATTATGGGCATTTCCTTGCTGCTTGTTACAAAAACGCTGACCTTAGAACAAGCTCTATCCGGATTCCATAGCCCGATTGCTTGGCTTGTATTTCTTTCTTTCTCTATAGCGAAAGGGGTCATCAAAACTGGCCTTGGTGAGCGTGTTGCCTATTTCTTTGTAAAAATTTTAGGGAAAAGTCCATTAGGATTGAGCTACGGACTGGTTCTTTCAGACTTTTTATTAGCACCGGCCATCCCTAGTTTGACGGCTCGTGCTGGTGGGATTCTTTTTCCTGTTGTGATGGGCTTATCCGAATCTTTTGGAAGCTCTGCAGAAAAAGGTACGGAAAAACTTTTAGGCTCTTTTTTGGTTAAAGTCGCGTATCAAAGTTCTGTAATTACTAGTGCAATGTTTTTAACGGCTATGGCAGGGAACCCGATTGTTTCTGCTTTAGCAAGTCACTCTGGAGTAACTCTGTCATGGGCAACTTGGGCTAAAGCCGCTATTTTTCCAGGAATTGTTAGCTTAGCATGTATGCCTCTAGTACTTTTTAAACTATTTCCACCACAAATTACCAGTTGTGAAGAAGCTGTTGAAACTGCAAGAATTCGTTTAAAACAAATGGGGCCTTTAAAATACGGAGAACGAATTATTTTGCTTATTTTTTCTCTTCTGATCTCTTTATGGACATTTGGGGACTCTATAGGCATCTCCGCAACAACTACAGCTCTTGTCGGACTCTCTTTACTTATTCT from Chlamydia suis encodes:
- a CDS encoding ABC transporter ATP-binding protein, with product MSKLVTIKNLSLSIRQQTILKNIHLELHRGECLTVVGASGSGKTSLALTILGLLSPNSPEAITFHLPPKTPRAKAVQMIWQDVYSSLNPMMTVQEIIAEPLYIMGGLSKSQQQEEIAHALRLVNLPKSFLSLRPNKLSGGQRQRVAIAKALVCKPELIICDEPLSALDTMNQGLILDLFQTIKEQYNNAFLFITHDMSAAYTLADKIAVMDRGSLVESAPKQKIFSSPEHIKTRELLDAIPSFTFAF
- a CDS encoding peptide ABC transporter substrate-binding protein, with the protein product MRKISVGICLLLALATAGCSNSSRKTNPSAHNQTISVSIKDDPRTLDPREVRLLSDINLIHHLYEGLVQETPSGEVFPALAESFFLSEDKKTYTFHLKKAHWSNGDPVTAHDFVRSWNDILQNRIASIYSFAFLPIDLSDGPGFLAKDDRTLVIHLHTPTPHFLKLLTLPAFYPVHCEHQMRSEAKALPISTGAFCLKEKKDRQWLKLEKNPYYYNKEQVAIQEIRIHVIPDPQTASALFNQGKLDWQGLPWGHSIPQEALAMANKRRAPQSFDISGTSWLTFNTSKAPFCHPKIRQALSLVLNKEALASPTFVKPAKHLLPNHLHSYPEQPSYKQQEAIALAKTLLQEALAELNMTVKDLEKCPLIFSATSTVNSQIAQMMRDQWRRTLGIMFPICGKEYALLQNDLNTNAFFMSIGGWFADFSDPLAFLSVFSSKGVKPYALEDPQFDQLILSIETERDPLKRDALISEASLYLEKQNVIEPLYHDVFHYTANNKLSFVRLHPSGVVDMRYAKNF
- a CDS encoding ABC transporter ATP-binding protein, producing the protein MSKTLLKIENLVVSVKGSNQRLVNHLSLTINRRQSLALVGENGSGKTTVSKAVLGFLPDNCCIQSGQIFYSGTDITHLSRKEFQQIRGKKIATIFQNAMGTLTPSMRVGTQIVETLRHHFVLSKEEALARARELLVSVHIESPDRCLQQYPFELSGGMCQRVSIAIALATKPELIIADEPSTALDSISQAQVLRVLKQIHQNNATALLLITHNLALVSELCEEMAIIRHGEIVEQGPVQQLLHAPTHPYTQQLIRAIPKIPSFYNPEPPKIFATTAH
- the tsaD gene encoding tRNA (adenosine(37)-N6)-threonylcarbamoyltransferase complex transferase subunit TsaD — encoded protein: MLTLGLESSCDETSCALVKDGKILANRVASQDIHAFYGGVIPELASRSHLQVFPKLLTAAVQDVGISLEDVELIAVANTPGLIGALSVGVNFAKGLSSGLKKPLIGVNHVEAHLYAACMETSSIRFPALGLAVSGAHTSLFLMPNATTFLLIGKTRDDAIGETFDKVARFLGLPYPGGQKLEELAQKGDAEAFPFSPAKVPGNDLSFSGLKTAVLYALKGNNSSAKPPFPEISEAQKQNIAASFQKAAFMTIAQKLPNIVKAFSCKSLIVGGGVANNRFFRSLLNQTCSLPTYFPSSQLCSDNAAMIAGLGERLFCCQTHTSKEVIPCARYQWESACFSH
- a CDS encoding ABC transporter permease; translated protein: MFRYIKRRLFFNLISLWVVVTLTFFIIRTIPGDPFNDENGNILSAETLAILKNRYGLDKPLFTQYLIYLKCLLTLDFGESLIYKDRTVIGIITSALPASAILGFESLCLALFGGVALGVLAAFYRRGCGRAIFFSSVIQISVPAFVVGAFLQYVFAIKYSCLPIACWGEFSHTLLPSIALAITPMAFITQLTYASVSATLKKDYVLLAYAKGLSPFKVLIKHILPYALFPIISYSAFLITTLMTGTFSIENLFCIPGLGKWFICSIKQRDYPITLGLSVFYGAFFMLSSLFCDLLQAWIDPQIRYSYGEKRSE
- a CDS encoding ABC transporter permease; this encodes MSQSSSFRSWHYIRTNKMLLLGCMVLTILVLAAAFLPCLYPDYERTAPDYALQAPSTLFPFGTDNLGRCMLARTLQGIRLSLLIAVSATIIDVCFGLLWATIALACGKKVANFMSRVTEILFSVPRIPVIILLLVIFNHGILPLILAMTITGWIPIARIIYGQFLLLENKEFVLSARALQASTFHILRKHLLPNTLGPIISTLIFTIPNAVYTEAFISFLGLGIQPPYASLGTLVKEGIHSLDYHPWLFFVPSFFMVIVSVSFNCIGEGLRTNLLEENTFV
- a CDS encoding DUF1186 domain-containing protein; amino-acid sequence: MTMEISHILEDLVYDNGVLPREAIEAAIVKHNQITPYLLKILEEAIDHVSDIVDDDCYQGHLYAMYLLAQFRETRALPLIIKLFSFEQDIPHAIAGDVLTEDLSRILASVCDDVSLIQELIETPRVNPYVQAAAISSLVTLVGTKKLSREAAIRYFGELLNYRLEKRPSFAWDNLIASICALYPKELFYPISKAFSAGLVDTSFISMEDVETIIHEESIDSCLQEVFASTDLINDTLEEMEKWLERFPFES
- a CDS encoding anion permease gives rise to the protein MDKQKRFLSLVFLTFIFCGIWFCPHSNCIDPKAWHLFAIFTTTILGIILQPAPMGAIVIMGISLLLVTKTLTLEQALSGFHSPIAWLVFLSFSIAKGVIKTGLGERVAYFFVKILGKSPLGLSYGLVLSDFLLAPAIPSLTARAGGILFPVVMGLSESFGSSAEKGTEKLLGSFLVKVAYQSSVITSAMFLTAMAGNPIVSALASHSGVTLSWATWAKAAIFPGIVSLACMPLVLFKLFPPQITSCEEAVETARIRLKQMGPLKYGERIILLIFSLLISLWTFGDSIGISATTTALVGLSLLILMNILDWQEDVLSNTTAWETFIWFGALIMMASFLSSFGFIHFVGSSVIGAVQGLSWKIGFPILFLIYFYSHYLFASNTAHIAAMYPIFLTVSISLGTNPMFAALALAFASNLFGGLTHYGSGPAPLYFGSQLVSVQEWWRSGFILSIVNLVIWLGLGSWWWYCLGLTR